One Rosa chinensis cultivar Old Blush chromosome 5, RchiOBHm-V2, whole genome shotgun sequence genomic region harbors:
- the LOC112165193 gene encoding uncharacterized protein LOC112165193 isoform X4, giving the protein MSSLSWRELRDLEYAGRRPDPFESLGFRSPPAAVLRRLARDYHTVKIPDPSAGTTTSTSASPYPEAPLAAPLTPHPLSFFDDAYTIQKLQTEKCMYCTKVHGIASCSYTRRVPKNAPVGPGCELVCRICESPFSGTCCGLDEGRAILKECIICGAYGDHWPRWCPRNNRVDKKLLDLPPGVFHVDFSRGTSAPASYCSGKVEQKEPAKPASVESNAVKDDDPEPGSKRRAQASASAKTPVSAQKANIDTGTSSF; this is encoded by the exons ATGTCGTCTCTGTCTTGGCGGGAACTCCGGGACCTGGAATACGCAGGGCGCCGACCCGACCCGTTTGAATCATTGGGATTCCGTTCGCCACCAGCTGCCGTTCTCCGCCGCCTCGCCCGGGATTATC ATACCGTGAAGATTCCAGATCCATCGGCGGGCACTACTACTTCTACATCTGCCTCTCCCTACCCTG AAGCACCCCTGGCTGCTCCCCTGACTCCTCACCCTTTAAGTTTTTTTGACGATG CATATACCATACAGAAGCTCCAAACAGAAAAATGTATGTATTGTACAAAGGTACACGGTATTGCATCTTGCTCCTACACGAGACGTGTCCCAAAGAATGCACCTGTTGGCCCTGGCTGTGAACTAGTTTGTAGGATCTGTGAAAGTCCGTTTTCAGGCACCTGTTGTGGTCTAGATGAAGGCCGTGCTATTCTCAAAGAGTGCATAATTTGTGGAGCGTACGGTGACCACTGGCCTAGATGGTGCCCACGCAACAATCGAGTCGACAAGAAACTTTTGGACCTTCCTCCTG GTGTCTTTCACGTGGATTTCTCACGCGGCACTAGTGCTCCTG CTTCGTATTGTTCGGGAAAAGTTGAACAGAAGGAGCCTGCAAAGCCAGCTTCAGTTGAGAGCAATGCTGTCAAAGATGATGACCCAGAG CCTGGATCTAAGAGAAGAGCCCAAGCCTCTGCATCAGCTAAAACTCCAGTTTCTGCTCAGAAGGCAAATATAGATACTGGTACATCCAGTTTTTGA
- the LOC112165193 gene encoding uncharacterized protein LOC112165193 isoform X5, which translates to MSSLSWRELRDLEYAGRRPDPFESLGFRSPPAAVLRRLARDYRDTVKIPDPSAGTTTSTSASPYPEAPLAAPLTPHPLSFFDDAYTIQKLQTEKCMYCTKVHGIASCSYTRRVPKNAPVGPGCELVCRICESPFSGTCCGLDEGRAILKECIICGAYGDHWPRWCPRNNRVDKKLLDLPPGVFHVDFSRGTSAPVEQKEPAKPASVESNAVKDDDPEPGSKRRAQASASAKTPVSAQKANIDTGTSSF; encoded by the exons ATGTCGTCTCTGTCTTGGCGGGAACTCCGGGACCTGGAATACGCAGGGCGCCGACCCGACCCGTTTGAATCATTGGGATTCCGTTCGCCACCAGCTGCCGTTCTCCGCCGCCTCGCCCGGGATTATCGTG ATACCGTGAAGATTCCAGATCCATCGGCGGGCACTACTACTTCTACATCTGCCTCTCCCTACCCTG AAGCACCCCTGGCTGCTCCCCTGACTCCTCACCCTTTAAGTTTTTTTGACGATG CATATACCATACAGAAGCTCCAAACAGAAAAATGTATGTATTGTACAAAGGTACACGGTATTGCATCTTGCTCCTACACGAGACGTGTCCCAAAGAATGCACCTGTTGGCCCTGGCTGTGAACTAGTTTGTAGGATCTGTGAAAGTCCGTTTTCAGGCACCTGTTGTGGTCTAGATGAAGGCCGTGCTATTCTCAAAGAGTGCATAATTTGTGGAGCGTACGGTGACCACTGGCCTAGATGGTGCCCACGCAACAATCGAGTCGACAAGAAACTTTTGGACCTTCCTCCTG GTGTCTTTCACGTGGATTTCTCACGCGGCACTAGTGCTCCTG TTGAACAGAAGGAGCCTGCAAAGCCAGCTTCAGTTGAGAGCAATGCTGTCAAAGATGATGACCCAGAG CCTGGATCTAAGAGAAGAGCCCAAGCCTCTGCATCAGCTAAAACTCCAGTTTCTGCTCAGAAGGCAAATATAGATACTGGTACATCCAGTTTTTGA
- the LOC112165193 gene encoding uncharacterized protein LOC112165193 isoform X7 — protein sequence MSSLSWRELRDLEYAGRRPDPFESLGFRSPPAAVLRRLARDYHTVKIPDPSAGTTTSTSASPYPAYTIQKLQTEKCMYCTKVHGIASCSYTRRVPKNAPVGPGCELVCRICESPFSGTCCGLDEGRAILKECIICGAYGDHWPRWCPRNNRVDKKLLDLPPGVFHVDFSRGTSAPASYCSGKVEQKEPAKPASVESNAVKDDDPEPGSKRRAQASASAKTPVSAQKANIDTGTSSF from the exons ATGTCGTCTCTGTCTTGGCGGGAACTCCGGGACCTGGAATACGCAGGGCGCCGACCCGACCCGTTTGAATCATTGGGATTCCGTTCGCCACCAGCTGCCGTTCTCCGCCGCCTCGCCCGGGATTATC ATACCGTGAAGATTCCAGATCCATCGGCGGGCACTACTACTTCTACATCTGCCTCTCCCTACCCTG CATATACCATACAGAAGCTCCAAACAGAAAAATGTATGTATTGTACAAAGGTACACGGTATTGCATCTTGCTCCTACACGAGACGTGTCCCAAAGAATGCACCTGTTGGCCCTGGCTGTGAACTAGTTTGTAGGATCTGTGAAAGTCCGTTTTCAGGCACCTGTTGTGGTCTAGATGAAGGCCGTGCTATTCTCAAAGAGTGCATAATTTGTGGAGCGTACGGTGACCACTGGCCTAGATGGTGCCCACGCAACAATCGAGTCGACAAGAAACTTTTGGACCTTCCTCCTG GTGTCTTTCACGTGGATTTCTCACGCGGCACTAGTGCTCCTG CTTCGTATTGTTCGGGAAAAGTTGAACAGAAGGAGCCTGCAAAGCCAGCTTCAGTTGAGAGCAATGCTGTCAAAGATGATGACCCAGAG CCTGGATCTAAGAGAAGAGCCCAAGCCTCTGCATCAGCTAAAACTCCAGTTTCTGCTCAGAAGGCAAATATAGATACTGGTACATCCAGTTTTTGA
- the LOC112165193 gene encoding uncharacterized protein LOC112165193 isoform X6, whose protein sequence is MSSLSWRELRDLEYAGRRPDPFESLGFRSPPAAVLRRLARDYRDTVKIPDPSAGTTTSTSASPYPAYTIQKLQTEKCMYCTKVHGIASCSYTRRVPKNAPVGPGCELVCRICESPFSGTCCGLDEGRAILKECIICGAYGDHWPRWCPRNNRVDKKLLDLPPGVFHVDFSRGTSAPASYCSGKVEQKEPAKPASVESNAVKDDDPEPGSKRRAQASASAKTPVSAQKANIDTGTSSF, encoded by the exons ATGTCGTCTCTGTCTTGGCGGGAACTCCGGGACCTGGAATACGCAGGGCGCCGACCCGACCCGTTTGAATCATTGGGATTCCGTTCGCCACCAGCTGCCGTTCTCCGCCGCCTCGCCCGGGATTATCGTG ATACCGTGAAGATTCCAGATCCATCGGCGGGCACTACTACTTCTACATCTGCCTCTCCCTACCCTG CATATACCATACAGAAGCTCCAAACAGAAAAATGTATGTATTGTACAAAGGTACACGGTATTGCATCTTGCTCCTACACGAGACGTGTCCCAAAGAATGCACCTGTTGGCCCTGGCTGTGAACTAGTTTGTAGGATCTGTGAAAGTCCGTTTTCAGGCACCTGTTGTGGTCTAGATGAAGGCCGTGCTATTCTCAAAGAGTGCATAATTTGTGGAGCGTACGGTGACCACTGGCCTAGATGGTGCCCACGCAACAATCGAGTCGACAAGAAACTTTTGGACCTTCCTCCTG GTGTCTTTCACGTGGATTTCTCACGCGGCACTAGTGCTCCTG CTTCGTATTGTTCGGGAAAAGTTGAACAGAAGGAGCCTGCAAAGCCAGCTTCAGTTGAGAGCAATGCTGTCAAAGATGATGACCCAGAG CCTGGATCTAAGAGAAGAGCCCAAGCCTCTGCATCAGCTAAAACTCCAGTTTCTGCTCAGAAGGCAAATATAGATACTGGTACATCCAGTTTTTGA
- the LOC112165193 gene encoding uncharacterized protein LOC112165193 isoform X2 encodes MSSLSWRELRDLEYAGRRPDPFESLGFRSPPAAVLRRLARDYRDTVKIPDPSAGTTTSTSASPYPEAPLAAPLTPHPLSFFDDAYTIQKLQTEKCMYCTKVHGIASCSYTRRVPKNAPVGPGCELVCRICESPFSGTCCGLDEGRAILKECIICGAYGDHWPRWCPRNNRVDKKLLDLPPGVFHVDFSRGTSAPASYCSGKVEQKEPAKPASVESNAVKDDDPEPGSKRRAQASASAKTPVSAQKANIDTEGCPE; translated from the exons ATGTCGTCTCTGTCTTGGCGGGAACTCCGGGACCTGGAATACGCAGGGCGCCGACCCGACCCGTTTGAATCATTGGGATTCCGTTCGCCACCAGCTGCCGTTCTCCGCCGCCTCGCCCGGGATTATCGTG ATACCGTGAAGATTCCAGATCCATCGGCGGGCACTACTACTTCTACATCTGCCTCTCCCTACCCTG AAGCACCCCTGGCTGCTCCCCTGACTCCTCACCCTTTAAGTTTTTTTGACGATG CATATACCATACAGAAGCTCCAAACAGAAAAATGTATGTATTGTACAAAGGTACACGGTATTGCATCTTGCTCCTACACGAGACGTGTCCCAAAGAATGCACCTGTTGGCCCTGGCTGTGAACTAGTTTGTAGGATCTGTGAAAGTCCGTTTTCAGGCACCTGTTGTGGTCTAGATGAAGGCCGTGCTATTCTCAAAGAGTGCATAATTTGTGGAGCGTACGGTGACCACTGGCCTAGATGGTGCCCACGCAACAATCGAGTCGACAAGAAACTTTTGGACCTTCCTCCTG GTGTCTTTCACGTGGATTTCTCACGCGGCACTAGTGCTCCTG CTTCGTATTGTTCGGGAAAAGTTGAACAGAAGGAGCCTGCAAAGCCAGCTTCAGTTGAGAGCAATGCTGTCAAAGATGATGACCCAGAG CCTGGATCTAAGAGAAGAGCCCAAGCCTCTGCATCAGCTAAAACTCCAGTTTCTGCTCAGAAGGCAAATATAGATACTG AAGGGTGCCCAGAGTGA
- the LOC112165193 gene encoding uncharacterized protein LOC112165193 isoform X3, giving the protein MSSLSWRELRDLEYAGRRPDPFESLGFRSPPAAVLRRLARDYRDTVKIPDPSAGTTTSTSASPYPEAPLAAPLTPHPLSFFDDAYTIQKLQTEKCMYCTKVHGIASCSYTRRVPKNAPVGPGCELVCRICESPFSGTCCGLDEGRAILKECIICGAYGDHWPRWCPRNNRVDKKLLDLPPGVFHVDFSRGTSAPASYCSGKVEQKEPAKPASVESNAVKDDDPEPGSKRRAQASASAKTPVSAQKANIDTGCPE; this is encoded by the exons ATGTCGTCTCTGTCTTGGCGGGAACTCCGGGACCTGGAATACGCAGGGCGCCGACCCGACCCGTTTGAATCATTGGGATTCCGTTCGCCACCAGCTGCCGTTCTCCGCCGCCTCGCCCGGGATTATCGTG ATACCGTGAAGATTCCAGATCCATCGGCGGGCACTACTACTTCTACATCTGCCTCTCCCTACCCTG AAGCACCCCTGGCTGCTCCCCTGACTCCTCACCCTTTAAGTTTTTTTGACGATG CATATACCATACAGAAGCTCCAAACAGAAAAATGTATGTATTGTACAAAGGTACACGGTATTGCATCTTGCTCCTACACGAGACGTGTCCCAAAGAATGCACCTGTTGGCCCTGGCTGTGAACTAGTTTGTAGGATCTGTGAAAGTCCGTTTTCAGGCACCTGTTGTGGTCTAGATGAAGGCCGTGCTATTCTCAAAGAGTGCATAATTTGTGGAGCGTACGGTGACCACTGGCCTAGATGGTGCCCACGCAACAATCGAGTCGACAAGAAACTTTTGGACCTTCCTCCTG GTGTCTTTCACGTGGATTTCTCACGCGGCACTAGTGCTCCTG CTTCGTATTGTTCGGGAAAAGTTGAACAGAAGGAGCCTGCAAAGCCAGCTTCAGTTGAGAGCAATGCTGTCAAAGATGATGACCCAGAG CCTGGATCTAAGAGAAGAGCCCAAGCCTCTGCATCAGCTAAAACTCCAGTTTCTGCTCAGAAGGCAAATATAGATACTG GGTGCCCAGAGTGA
- the LOC112165193 gene encoding uncharacterized protein LOC112165193 isoform X1: MSSLSWRELRDLEYAGRRPDPFESLGFRSPPAAVLRRLARDYRDTVKIPDPSAGTTTSTSASPYPEAPLAAPLTPHPLSFFDDAYTIQKLQTEKCMYCTKVHGIASCSYTRRVPKNAPVGPGCELVCRICESPFSGTCCGLDEGRAILKECIICGAYGDHWPRWCPRNNRVDKKLLDLPPGVFHVDFSRGTSAPASYCSGKVEQKEPAKPASVESNAVKDDDPEPGSKRRAQASASAKTPVSAQKANIDTGTSSF; this comes from the exons ATGTCGTCTCTGTCTTGGCGGGAACTCCGGGACCTGGAATACGCAGGGCGCCGACCCGACCCGTTTGAATCATTGGGATTCCGTTCGCCACCAGCTGCCGTTCTCCGCCGCCTCGCCCGGGATTATCGTG ATACCGTGAAGATTCCAGATCCATCGGCGGGCACTACTACTTCTACATCTGCCTCTCCCTACCCTG AAGCACCCCTGGCTGCTCCCCTGACTCCTCACCCTTTAAGTTTTTTTGACGATG CATATACCATACAGAAGCTCCAAACAGAAAAATGTATGTATTGTACAAAGGTACACGGTATTGCATCTTGCTCCTACACGAGACGTGTCCCAAAGAATGCACCTGTTGGCCCTGGCTGTGAACTAGTTTGTAGGATCTGTGAAAGTCCGTTTTCAGGCACCTGTTGTGGTCTAGATGAAGGCCGTGCTATTCTCAAAGAGTGCATAATTTGTGGAGCGTACGGTGACCACTGGCCTAGATGGTGCCCACGCAACAATCGAGTCGACAAGAAACTTTTGGACCTTCCTCCTG GTGTCTTTCACGTGGATTTCTCACGCGGCACTAGTGCTCCTG CTTCGTATTGTTCGGGAAAAGTTGAACAGAAGGAGCCTGCAAAGCCAGCTTCAGTTGAGAGCAATGCTGTCAAAGATGATGACCCAGAG CCTGGATCTAAGAGAAGAGCCCAAGCCTCTGCATCAGCTAAAACTCCAGTTTCTGCTCAGAAGGCAAATATAGATACTGGTACATCCAGTTTTTGA